From Halichoerus grypus chromosome 6, mHalGry1.hap1.1, whole genome shotgun sequence, one genomic window encodes:
- the PVRIG gene encoding transmembrane protein PVRIG isoform X2: MDRPRAPVLLLALLTLCITAGTPEVWVQVQMEATKSPSFTVRCGFLGSGSVSLVTVSSGGPDGAGGTRLAVLHPEFGIQQWPPACQAHWETKTSISLTVGEGSAGRSPSPNTTFCCKFVSFPEGSQEACGNLFLSTDQGPLRHRQHQLLRPGNSGHGPPAPATVPVGGTARPHSPPAAAARPLATPARLRTRQFHLHGERTLCSGGGEVFPSRPQPRPFPGLSGAQSRGGAFRSSMRGTPSPLGPPLLSDLWDPLVVSVSWGRIIFAHLTLFLGLRKCLHTYLAKAPLLRMWSARGHVWAHVST, from the exons ATGGACAGGCCCCGGGCCCCGGTCCTGCTCTTGGCGCTGCTGACACTCTGCATCACTGCTG GGACTCCTGAAGTGTGGGTGCAAGTTCAGATGGAGGCCACCAAGTCCCCGTCCTTCACTGTCCGCTGTGGATTCCTGGGATCTGGCTCTGTCTCCCTAGTGACCGTGAGCTCTGGGGGGCCTGATGGTGCCGGAGGGACTAGGCTGGCTGTTTTGCACCCAGAATTCGGCATCCAGCAGTGGCCCCCTGCCTGCCAGGcccactgggaaaccaaaaccaGCATCTCCCTCACCGTGGGAGAAGGGTCTGCGGGGAGAAGCCCCAGTCCCAACACCACCTTCTGCTGCaagtttgtttcctttcctgaGGGCTCCCAGGAGGCCTGTGGGAACCTCTTCCTCAGCACAGACCAAG GCCCCCTACGCCACCGTCAACACCAGCTGCTACGGCCCGGCAACTCTGGACACGGTCCTCCCGCCCCGGCCACTGTCCCGGTGGGCGGCACTGCCCGCCCACACAGCCCGCCCGCCGCAGCCGCCCGCCCGCTGGCCACCCCTGCCCGCCTCCGCACGCGACAGTTTCATCTCCATGGAGAACGGACTCTATGCTCAGGCGGGGGAGAGGTCTTTCCAAGCCGGCCCCAACCTCGTCCCTTTCCCGGACTCTCTGGGGCACAGAGCCGTGGAGGGGCATTTAGGAGTTCGATGAGAGGGACCCCAAGTCCGCTTGGGCCTCCTCTCCTCTCAGACCTCTGGGACCCCCTTGTGGTGTCTGTGTCCTGGGGGCGCATCATCTTTGCACATCTTACTTTATTCTTAGGCCTGCGTAAGTGTCTCCACACATACTTGGCCAAGGCCCCCTTGCTGCGGATGTGGTCAGCACGTGGGCACGTGTGGGCACACGTGTCTACGTGA
- the PVRIG gene encoding transmembrane protein PVRIG isoform X3, which yields MDRPRAPVLLLALLTLCITAGTPEVWVQVQMEATKSPSFTVRCGFLGSGSVSLVTVSSGGPDGAGGTRLAVLHPEFGIQQWPPACQAHWETKTSISLTVGEGSAGRSPSPNTTFCCKFVSFPEGSQEACGNLFLSTDQAPILRADLAGILGVSGVLLFGCVYLLHLLHRQRHWSVMKVQPCLASPQTQPRARGAGQASLVSLQAPYATVNTSCYGPATLDTVLPPRPLSRWAALPAHTARPPQPPARWPPLPASARDSFISMENGLYAQAGERSFQAGPNLVPFPDSLGHRAVEGHLGVR from the exons ATGGACAGGCCCCGGGCCCCGGTCCTGCTCTTGGCGCTGCTGACACTCTGCATCACTGCTG GGACTCCTGAAGTGTGGGTGCAAGTTCAGATGGAGGCCACCAAGTCCCCGTCCTTCACTGTCCGCTGTGGATTCCTGGGATCTGGCTCTGTCTCCCTAGTGACCGTGAGCTCTGGGGGGCCTGATGGTGCCGGAGGGACTAGGCTGGCTGTTTTGCACCCAGAATTCGGCATCCAGCAGTGGCCCCCTGCCTGCCAGGcccactgggaaaccaaaaccaGCATCTCCCTCACCGTGGGAGAAGGGTCTGCGGGGAGAAGCCCCAGTCCCAACACCACCTTCTGCTGCaagtttgtttcctttcctgaGGGCTCCCAGGAGGCCTGTGGGAACCTCTTCCTCAGCACAGACCAAG CTCCCATACTGCGGGCTGACCTGGCCGGGATCCTTGGGGTGTCGGGGGTCCTCCTCTTTGGCTGTGTTTacctcctccacctcctgcaTCGGCAGAGGCACTG GTCTGTCATGAAGGTCCAGCCCTGCCTCGCCAGTCCCCAGACACAGCCACGAGCAAGG GGGGCTGGTCAAGCCTCCCTGGTCTCTCTGCAGGCCCCCTACGCCACCGTCAACACCAGCTGCTACGGCCCGGCAACTCTGGACACGGTCCTCCCGCCCCGGCCACTGTCCCGGTGGGCGGCACTGCCCGCCCACACAGCCCGCCCGCCGCAGCCGCCCGCCCGCTGGCCACCCCTGCCCGCCTCCGCACGCGACAGTTTCATCTCCATGGAGAACGGACTCTATGCTCAGGCGGGGGAGAGGTCTTTCCAAGCCGGCCCCAACCTCGTCCCTTTCCCGGACTCTCTGGGGCACAGAGCCGTGGAGGGGCATTTAGGAGTTCGATGA
- the PVRIG gene encoding transmembrane protein PVRIG isoform X1, with amino-acid sequence MDRPRAPVLLLALLTLCITAGTPEVWVQVQMEATKSPSFTVRCGFLGSGSVSLVTVSSGGPDGAGGTRLAVLHPEFGIQQWPPACQAHWETKTSISLTVGEGSAGRSPSPNTTFCCKFVSFPEGSQEACGNLFLSTDQGLPAPTPAPILRADLAGILGVSGVLLFGCVYLLHLLHRQRHWSVMKVQPCLASPQTQPRARGAGQASLVSLQAPYATVNTSCYGPATLDTVLPPRPLSRWAALPAHTARPPQPPARWPPLPASARDSFISMENGLYAQAGERSFQAGPNLVPFPDSLGHRAVEGHLGVR; translated from the exons ATGGACAGGCCCCGGGCCCCGGTCCTGCTCTTGGCGCTGCTGACACTCTGCATCACTGCTG GGACTCCTGAAGTGTGGGTGCAAGTTCAGATGGAGGCCACCAAGTCCCCGTCCTTCACTGTCCGCTGTGGATTCCTGGGATCTGGCTCTGTCTCCCTAGTGACCGTGAGCTCTGGGGGGCCTGATGGTGCCGGAGGGACTAGGCTGGCTGTTTTGCACCCAGAATTCGGCATCCAGCAGTGGCCCCCTGCCTGCCAGGcccactgggaaaccaaaaccaGCATCTCCCTCACCGTGGGAGAAGGGTCTGCGGGGAGAAGCCCCAGTCCCAACACCACCTTCTGCTGCaagtttgtttcctttcctgaGGGCTCCCAGGAGGCCTGTGGGAACCTCTTCCTCAGCACAGACCAAG GGCTCCCTGCCCCTACTCCAGCTCCCATACTGCGGGCTGACCTGGCCGGGATCCTTGGGGTGTCGGGGGTCCTCCTCTTTGGCTGTGTTTacctcctccacctcctgcaTCGGCAGAGGCACTG GTCTGTCATGAAGGTCCAGCCCTGCCTCGCCAGTCCCCAGACACAGCCACGAGCAAGG GGGGCTGGTCAAGCCTCCCTGGTCTCTCTGCAGGCCCCCTACGCCACCGTCAACACCAGCTGCTACGGCCCGGCAACTCTGGACACGGTCCTCCCGCCCCGGCCACTGTCCCGGTGGGCGGCACTGCCCGCCCACACAGCCCGCCCGCCGCAGCCGCCCGCCCGCTGGCCACCCCTGCCCGCCTCCGCACGCGACAGTTTCATCTCCATGGAGAACGGACTCTATGCTCAGGCGGGGGAGAGGTCTTTCCAAGCCGGCCCCAACCTCGTCCCTTTCCCGGACTCTCTGGGGCACAGAGCCGTGGAGGGGCATTTAGGAGTTCGATGA